The proteins below come from a single Papaver somniferum cultivar HN1 chromosome 11, ASM357369v1, whole genome shotgun sequence genomic window:
- the LOC113325346 gene encoding uncharacterized protein LOC113325346 translates to MLVLLLRLTSEKKDHKWAEDQHTAPVAVAEKTKRILNHHHLWIHQKLLLLLNNYPHLLVLVTVSILASLISVFPWLDSVIVKGVSRVSLNCPISSRRISVPAKGRLCKHQQCFDYANYVKINSRRPSWRCPHCSQSVCYTEIYVDQHTVEVSVGENVVDVIISADGSWKPVRETDDPAHKQDKTLGKEGDDPNQCIPERLSESASNVVEGIDKNIAMDTSEAEDIDPLENTVHSNESMEFDITEIQNEDTFSLGFLFSNSSATSNTVTLSTRLNPCAMDPILEPSWTSFTLIRMPDDAVISTHNRDPWDVCGTSQSSTSLSRNHPISDNLSLQSLGSSRFWDLVMNGDTGRQIPRNITRTQIAVQALPDQSLLMHSRERARPSIADSGGTTETLQQRFSSSNMDVNSASDMSPTPPGFPPITQKWVPRSHFPGQPPVQETVGLPAPSRFLGSYQTDVRISSSQTSEDLQNLQPSPDTKVSQMASLPIMARAPPHLSRMQGRKGGPPSNVASRSKDKHSLMMSQQPAQSERILPLVPVQLQPRRGSSSLMVGGGHKSLVGEQREGNVEVKNSDFTSVDKSSKVNPDQNWQPLGRMRGSLSGRAHSGALSQYIIRPTQVTSPSAIRDPLVNPFSTLSGSTGAAKIPSHIGNYSDTHARTLENQPTQVDAEVCVEPEVGCCESKQENTDGVRGIKMQNHPTQVQGEKKIEDEAAEAGLCRIIGDDDVAERKKKKNTVAREELGLSCQSGSSTGHLNKTNDNFEQVIFIANRDGSIMSMESINHVPKEVERILGKRTLSAIFKSKKLNAKNDVKEKHQSVKVVRERFICRACNQEGHMRTNKDCPMYGKDLDPKLKPTKNSSMPSPTVVDQPMQVDAEECGETERGNNESKQGKTDGVGNNKFKQGKTDGIGNNKSSPSPSR, encoded by the exons ATGTTAGTCCTCCTCCTTAGACTCACAAGTGAAAAGAAAGACCACAAATGGGCGGAGGATCAACACACAGCGCCGGTGGCGGTGGCGGAGAAAACAAAACGAATcctgaatcatcatcatctatgGATTCATCAAAAGTTACTTCTGTTGCTAAACAATTATCCACACTTATTAGTACTGGTCACCGTTTCGATTCTCGCCAGTTTAATCTCTGTGTTTCCTTGGCTAG ATTCCGTGATAGTCAAAGGGGTGTCGCGTGTATCACTTAATTGTCCAATAAG CTCCCGACGAATATCTGTTCCAGCAAAGGGGCGACTCTGCAAGCACCAGCAG TGCTTTGATTATGCAAATTATGTTAAGATCAACTCAAGAAGACCCTCCTGGCGCTGCCCTCATTGCAGTCAGTCAGTCTGCTACACGGAAATATACGTCGATCAGCATACGGTTGAAGTAA GCGTAGGAGAGAATGTTGTGGACGTTATTATCTCAGCAGACGGATCCTGGAAACCTGTCAGGGAAACTGATGATCCTGCACATAAACAAGATAAAACCCTGGGGAAAGAAGGAGATGATCCCAACCAATGCATACCTGAAAGATTATCAGAATCTGCCTCAAATGTTGTGGAAGGAATTGACAAGAATATCGCAATGGATACTAGTGAAGCCGAAGATATAGATCCCTTGGAAAACACTGTGCATTCGAATGAGTCAATGGAATTTGATATTACTGAGATCCAAAATGAAGATACATTTTCTTTAGGATTTCTCTTCTCCAATTCTTCTGCCACTAGCAATACGGTGACACTGAGCACAAGATTAAATCCATGTGCGATGGATCCTATTTTAGAGCCGTCTTGGACCAGTTTTACTCTGATTCGAATGCCAGATGATGCTGTTATCTCTACACACAATCGAGATCCATGGGATGTGTGTGGGACCTCTCAATCTTCAACTTCTTTAAGCCGGAACCACCCAATTTCTGATAATTTATCACTGCAGTCATTAGGCTCATCAAGATTTTGGGATTTGGTAATGAACGGTGATACAGGAAGACAGATACCTAGGAATATTACCAGAACCCAGATAGCTGTTCAGGCACTCCCTGACCAGTCTCTATTGATGCATTCTCGCGAACGAGCACGACCAAGTATTGCGGACTCTGGTGGTACAACGGAAACCCTGCAGCAACGGTTTTCAAGTTCGAATATGGATGTGAATTCTGCTTCAGACATGTCTCCAACTCCACCTGGCTTCCCGCCGATTACACAG AAATGGGTTCCCCGGTCTCACTTTCCTGGTCAGCCACCAGTTCAAGAGACTGTTGGTCTTCCTGCACCAAGCCGATTTCTAGGTTCCTACCAAACTGACGTCAGGATATCGTCGAGTCAGACAAGTGAAGACCTCCAAAACCTTCAGCCATCTCCAGACACAAAAGTCTCCCAAATGGCGAGCCTACCTATAATGGCTAGAGCGCCCCCTCATTTATCCCGTATGCAAGGTCGGAAGGGAGGACCACCCTCGAATGTGGCTTCCCGATCAAAAGACAAACATTCTCTGATGATGTCTCAGCAGCCTGCCCAGAGTGAAAGAATTCTGCCTCTTGTACCAGTTCAGCTTCAGCCTAGAAGAGGATCATCTTCCCTGATGGTTGGTGGTGGGCATAAATCTTTAGTTGGAGAACAAAGAGAAGGAAATGTGGAGGTAAAAAATTCAGATTTTACTAGTGTTGATAAGTCATCAAAAGTGAACCCAGATCAAAACTGGCAGCCGTTGGGAAGAATGCGAGGCAGCTTATCAGGCCGTGCACATTCTGGTGCTCTTAGCCAGTACATAATTCGACCAACCCAGGTAACATCTCCATCCGCCATCAGAGATCCACTGGTAAATCCATTCTCAACTCTTAGTGGCAGTACTGGTGCGGCTAAAATACCCTCGCACATCGGCAACTATTCTGACACGCATGCACGTACTTTGGAAAACCAACCCACGCAAGTAGATGCAGAAGTATGTGTTGAACCGGAGGTGGGTTGCTGTGAATCTAAGCAAGAAAATACTGATGGTGTTCGAGGTATTAAAATGCAGAACCATCCAACCCAAGTCCAAGGAGAGAAAAAAATAGAGGATGAAGCAGCAGAAGCAGGATTATGCAGGATAATTGGGGATG ATGACGTGGCTGAacggaaaaagaagaaaaacacagTTGCTAGGGAAGAGTTAGGATTGAGTTGCCAGTCAGGCTCAAGTACTGGGCATCTCAATAAAACTAATGACAACTTTGAGCAAGTCATTTTTATAGCCAATCGTGATGGTTCAATCATGTCTATGGAGAGCATTAATCATGTTCCGAAGGAG GTGGAAAGAATTCTTGGTAAAAGGACCCTCTCTGCTATCTTCAAATCAAAGAAGCTAAACGCGAAGAATGATGTTAAG GAAAAGCACCAATCAGTTAAAGTTGTACGGGAGCGTTTTATATGTAGGGCATGTAATCAG GAGGGACACATGAGGACCAACAAGGACTGTCCTATGTATGGCAAAGATTTAGACCCAAAATTAAAGCCTACCAAAAATTCTAGCATGCCTTCACCTACTGTGGTCGATCAACCGATGCAAGTAGATGCAGAAGAATGTGGAGAAACTGAGAGGGGCAACAATGAATCTAAACAAGGCAAAACTGATGGGGTTGGCAACAATAAATTTAAACAAGGCAAAACTGATGGGATTGGAAACAATAAATCTAGCCCAAGTCCAAGCAGATGA
- the LOC113323837 gene encoding uncharacterized protein LOC113323837 isoform X1, which yields MCYKDKSPAMDPSSTSFTLIRILTEADTSIQDRDPGNRIPHNLLLESLGSSGFWDFVFNGEIGRNTPRNIARTPTQKIPAQPLVMNLRKRARKSVIVGLPAPSRFPGSYQSDVSQTCEDLQNLQPSIRVSRMASERPHPHLSQMQCGKERLPPNEASRPRCQPSQQLAQGKRFHPRKGLSSLMIGGGHKSLIGEQREGNMEVENQDFSRVDKSSKATSDQNCQPSGRMRGSLSGRAYANALSQYIIQPTQVTSPSATRDPPVNPFSTPSGSIGAAKIPYRHAYTLANQPTQVEAEVCVEPKQENTDTEDEAAKPGLCRIIEDGKHVEIFLCGLASNPASHKLMHVQFKFILFSNNVDYDDEAKRKMKKKKIAREELGLSCQSGLTTEYLNKTNDNVEQVILIANRDGSFMSTENINHVPEEVESILGKRTLSAIFKTEKPEKHHSVKVVQERFVCRACNQEGHMRTYKNCPIYGTGLDTQINPRNNQPMQVDAEEFWEDEAVKSSATKMHVKILYVGHVVRRDT from the exons ATGTGTTACAAGGATAAATCTCCGGCAATGGATCCATCTTCGACCAGTTTTACGCTGATTCGAATTCTAACTGAAGCTGATACCTCTATACAAGACCGAGATCCAGGTAATCGAATTCCTCATAATTTATTACTAGAATCATTAGGTTCATCAGGATTTTGGGATTTCGTATTCAATGGTGAGATTGGAAGAAACACACCTAGAAATATTGCCAGAACCCCAACTCAGAAAATCCCTGCCCAGCCTCTAGTGATGAATTTGCGCAAACGAGCACGAAAAAGTGTGATTGTTGGTCTTCCTGCACCAAGCCGATTTCCAGGTTCCTACCAAAGTGATGTAAGTCAGACTTGTGAAGACCTCCAAAACCTCCAGCCAAGCATAAGAGTATCTCGAATGGCGAGCGAACGACCACACCCTCATTTATCCCAAATGCAATGTGGTAAAGAAAGATTACCACCTAATGAGGCTTCAAGACCAAGATGCCAACCCTCTCAGCAGCTCGCCCAAggaaaaagatttcatcctagaaaaggaTTGTCTTCCTTAATGATTGGTGGTGGACATAAATCTTTAATTGGAGAGCAAAGAGAAGGAAACATGGAGGTAGAAAATCAAGATTTTTCTAGAGTTGATAAGTCATCAAAAGCGACATCAGATCAAAACTGTCAACCATCGGGAAGAATGCGAGGCAGCTTATCAGGCCGGGCATATGCTAATGCTCTTAGCCAGTACATAATTCAACCAACCCAAGTGACATCTCCATCCGCCACCAGAGATCCACCAGTAAATCCATTCTCAACTCCTAGTGGCAGTATTGGTGCGGCTAAAATACCCTACAGGCATGCATATACTTTGGCAAACCAACCAACGCAAGTAGAAGCAGAAGTATGTGTTGAACCGAAGCAAGAAAATACTGACACTGAAGATGAAGCAGCAAAACCAGGATTATGCAGGATAATCGAGGATGGTAAGCATGTGGAAATTTTCTTGTGTGGTTTAGCATCAAATCCTGCTTCGCATAAGCTAATGCATGTTCAGTTTAAGTTTATCCTGTTCAGCAATAATGTAGATTATG ATGACGAGGCTAAgcggaaaatgaagaaaaagaaaatagctAGGGAAGAGTTAGGATTGAGTTGTCAGTCAGGCTTAACCACTGAATATCTCAATAAAACTAATGACAATGTTGAGCAAGTCATTCTTATAGCCAATCGTGATGGTTCATTCATGTCTACAGAGAACATTAATCATGTTCCAGAGGAG GTGGAAAGCATTCTTGGTAAAAGGACCCTCTCTGCCATCTTCAAAACAGAGAAGCCGGAAAAGCACCACTCAGTTAAAGTTGTACAGGAACGTTTTGTATGTAGGGCATGTAATCAG GAGGGACACATGAGGACCTACAAAAACTGTCCTATTTATGGAACCGGTTTAGACACACAAATAAACCCTAGAAACAATCAACCGATGCAAGTTGATGCAGAAGAATTCTGGGAAGATGAGGCGGTAAAGTCCTCTGCAACAAAAATGCACGTGAAAATTTTGTATGTGGGGCATGTGGTCAG GAGGGACACATGA
- the LOC113323837 gene encoding uncharacterized protein LOC113323837 isoform X2, producing MCYKDKSPAMDPSSTSFTLIRILTEADTSIQDRDPGNRIPHNLLLESLGSSGFWDFVFNGEIGRNTPRNIARTPTQKIPAQPLVMNLRKRARKSVIVGLPAPSRFPGSYQSDVSQTCEDLQNLQPSIRVSRMASERPHPHLSQMQCGKERLPPNEASRPRCQPSQQLAQGKRFHPRKGLSSLMIGGGHKSLIGEQREGNMEVENQDFSRVDKSSKATSDQNCQPSGRMRGSLSGRAYANALSQYIIQPTQVTSPSATRDPPVNPFSTPSGSIGAAKIPYRHAYTLANQPTQVEAEVCVEPKQENTDTEDEAAKPGLCRIIEDDDEAKRKMKKKKIAREELGLSCQSGLTTEYLNKTNDNVEQVILIANRDGSFMSTENINHVPEEVESILGKRTLSAIFKTEKPEKHHSVKVVQERFVCRACNQEGHMRTYKNCPIYGTGLDTQINPRNNQPMQVDAEEFWEDEAVKSSATKMHVKILYVGHVVRRDT from the exons ATGTGTTACAAGGATAAATCTCCGGCAATGGATCCATCTTCGACCAGTTTTACGCTGATTCGAATTCTAACTGAAGCTGATACCTCTATACAAGACCGAGATCCAGGTAATCGAATTCCTCATAATTTATTACTAGAATCATTAGGTTCATCAGGATTTTGGGATTTCGTATTCAATGGTGAGATTGGAAGAAACACACCTAGAAATATTGCCAGAACCCCAACTCAGAAAATCCCTGCCCAGCCTCTAGTGATGAATTTGCGCAAACGAGCACGAAAAAGTGTGATTGTTGGTCTTCCTGCACCAAGCCGATTTCCAGGTTCCTACCAAAGTGATGTAAGTCAGACTTGTGAAGACCTCCAAAACCTCCAGCCAAGCATAAGAGTATCTCGAATGGCGAGCGAACGACCACACCCTCATTTATCCCAAATGCAATGTGGTAAAGAAAGATTACCACCTAATGAGGCTTCAAGACCAAGATGCCAACCCTCTCAGCAGCTCGCCCAAggaaaaagatttcatcctagaaaaggaTTGTCTTCCTTAATGATTGGTGGTGGACATAAATCTTTAATTGGAGAGCAAAGAGAAGGAAACATGGAGGTAGAAAATCAAGATTTTTCTAGAGTTGATAAGTCATCAAAAGCGACATCAGATCAAAACTGTCAACCATCGGGAAGAATGCGAGGCAGCTTATCAGGCCGGGCATATGCTAATGCTCTTAGCCAGTACATAATTCAACCAACCCAAGTGACATCTCCATCCGCCACCAGAGATCCACCAGTAAATCCATTCTCAACTCCTAGTGGCAGTATTGGTGCGGCTAAAATACCCTACAGGCATGCATATACTTTGGCAAACCAACCAACGCAAGTAGAAGCAGAAGTATGTGTTGAACCGAAGCAAGAAAATACTGACACTGAAGATGAAGCAGCAAAACCAGGATTATGCAGGATAATCGAGGATG ATGACGAGGCTAAgcggaaaatgaagaaaaagaaaatagctAGGGAAGAGTTAGGATTGAGTTGTCAGTCAGGCTTAACCACTGAATATCTCAATAAAACTAATGACAATGTTGAGCAAGTCATTCTTATAGCCAATCGTGATGGTTCATTCATGTCTACAGAGAACATTAATCATGTTCCAGAGGAG GTGGAAAGCATTCTTGGTAAAAGGACCCTCTCTGCCATCTTCAAAACAGAGAAGCCGGAAAAGCACCACTCAGTTAAAGTTGTACAGGAACGTTTTGTATGTAGGGCATGTAATCAG GAGGGACACATGAGGACCTACAAAAACTGTCCTATTTATGGAACCGGTTTAGACACACAAATAAACCCTAGAAACAATCAACCGATGCAAGTTGATGCAGAAGAATTCTGGGAAGATGAGGCGGTAAAGTCCTCTGCAACAAAAATGCACGTGAAAATTTTGTATGTGGGGCATGTGGTCAG GAGGGACACATGA
- the LOC113323838 gene encoding desiccation protectant protein Lea14 homolog, with product MSESIIDKAKNYVAEKVANMKKPEAELTDIDLTKFSRDSVTLNAKVSITNPYSHSIPICEIAYTLKSADRVIASGTVPDPGSIKGNEVTKLEVPVKVPYNILISLARDVGSDWDIDYELQIGLIIDIPVVGNITIPLSQKGEIKLPTFSDFFKGGGSKEDEEEVAKKSRVTKKD from the exons atGTCTGAATCAATAATTGACAAGGCAAAGAACTATGTGGCAGAAAAAGTTGCAAACATGAAGAAACCAGAGGCTGAATTAACAGATATCGATCTCACAAAGTTTAGTCGTGATTCAGTCACTTTGAATGCAAAAGTTTCCATAACAAATCCTTATAGTCACTCCATTCCCATTTGTGAGATTGCTTATACCCTTAAAAGTGCTGACAG GGTAATTGCGTCAGGAACTGTACCAGATCCAGGATCCATCAAGGGGAACGAGGTTACAAAGCTCGAGGTACCAGTGAAGGTGCCATATAATATTCTGATAAGTCTAGCAAGGGATGTAGGTTCAGACTGGGATATTGATTATGAATTGCAAATCGGTCTCATCATTGATATCCCGGTGGTTGGTAATATTACAATCCCACTTTCTCAGAAGGGAGAAATCAAACTCCCAACTTTCTCGGATTTCTTTAAAGGAGGTGGCTCGaaagaggatgaagaagaagttgctaaGAAATCTAGAGTTACAAAGAAAGATTAA